One stretch of Vulgatibacter sp. DNA includes these proteins:
- a CDS encoding N-acetylmuramoyl-L-alanine amidase produces the protein MRALVLSLLFALLAPPAAALAGVAEDYQQARLDYFALRKDEKRKAYRHHWMDVIRRLDRGAEKLRGDDRCGALFNAGRAWHEVSEISYLQDDREEAMRRYRKLADACPRSALADDALFHTAELQQKRDPAAAGQTLDKLLASWPRGDRAAEAKALRATLPAPKKEQKRVAAAVKQPEKKPAPQQAKAAPAAKHAAAEKRDEKRDSSPAQAAAPAPAAEAIAGGNLPSAVDILAALDGKGADANRPEDVALAEDLRRDRLARTGDAPPEQPAAPEKRTEPRPAEAKRIEQKPAEKKLDRDRLAALEDATGGEIPLSLVAGLKVKRVVIDPGHGGKDTGAIGKRGTREKDLALSISRKLKKRLEAMGLEVFLTREKDVFLELEERTRFANEHHADLFISVHINAAANRKAYGIETYTLNLNSDRYAMRLAARENASSSKSIGDLQFILADLATKANTDDSVRLARLVQGEMVTRLRRTWGQKIRDLGVKQALFFVLVGAKMPAILVETAFVSNPDEENRLRTEKYQEETARSIAEGVRRFIAEREAIASGKVPSGTGTNGVF, from the coding sequence ATGCGTGCCCTCGTCCTCTCCCTGCTCTTCGCGCTTCTCGCCCCGCCCGCCGCCGCCCTGGCAGGCGTCGCGGAGGACTACCAGCAGGCCCGGCTCGACTACTTCGCGCTCCGCAAGGACGAGAAGCGAAAGGCCTACCGGCACCACTGGATGGACGTGATCCGGCGCCTCGACCGCGGGGCGGAGAAGCTGCGCGGCGACGATCGCTGCGGCGCGCTCTTCAACGCCGGGCGGGCGTGGCACGAGGTCTCCGAGATCTCCTATCTGCAGGACGATCGCGAGGAGGCGATGCGGCGCTACCGCAAGCTCGCCGATGCCTGCCCGCGCTCGGCCCTCGCGGACGACGCGCTCTTCCACACGGCGGAGCTGCAGCAGAAGCGGGATCCCGCCGCTGCCGGGCAGACGCTGGACAAGCTCCTCGCGTCCTGGCCCCGTGGCGATCGGGCGGCGGAGGCGAAGGCGCTCCGCGCGACGCTGCCTGCGCCGAAGAAGGAGCAGAAGCGGGTCGCCGCAGCGGTGAAGCAGCCCGAGAAGAAGCCGGCGCCGCAGCAGGCGAAGGCCGCTCCCGCGGCGAAGCATGCAGCAGCGGAAAAGCGAGACGAAAAGCGAGACAGCAGCCCGGCGCAGGCCGCTGCACCCGCCCCTGCGGCCGAGGCCATCGCCGGCGGCAACCTTCCCTCCGCGGTGGACATCCTCGCCGCGCTGGACGGGAAGGGCGCCGACGCCAACCGCCCCGAGGACGTGGCCCTGGCCGAGGACCTCCGCCGGGACCGCCTCGCCCGCACCGGCGACGCCCCGCCGGAGCAGCCGGCGGCGCCCGAGAAGCGCACCGAGCCCAGGCCCGCCGAGGCGAAGCGCATCGAGCAGAAGCCCGCCGAGAAGAAGCTCGACCGCGACCGCCTCGCCGCCCTCGAGGACGCCACCGGCGGCGAGATCCCGCTCTCCCTCGTCGCCGGCCTCAAGGTGAAGCGCGTGGTGATCGATCCCGGCCACGGCGGGAAGGACACCGGCGCCATCGGCAAGCGCGGCACCCGGGAGAAGGACCTCGCCCTCTCCATCTCCCGGAAGCTGAAGAAGCGGCTCGAGGCGATGGGGCTCGAGGTCTTCCTCACCAGGGAGAAGGACGTCTTCCTCGAGCTCGAGGAGCGCACCCGCTTCGCCAACGAGCACCACGCCGATCTCTTCATCTCGGTGCACATCAACGCAGCCGCCAACCGCAAGGCCTACGGCATCGAGACCTACACCCTCAACCTCAACTCCGACCGCTACGCGATGCGCCTCGCCGCCCGCGAGAACGCGTCGTCGAGCAAGAGCATCGGCGACCTGCAGTTCATCCTCGCCGACCTCGCCACCAAGGCGAATACCGACGACTCGGTCCGCCTCGCCCGCCTGGTGCAGGGCGAGATGGTCACCAGGCTGCGCCGCACCTGGGGCCAGAAGATCCGCGACCTCGGCGTGAAGCAGGCCCTCTTCTTCGTGCTCGTCGGCGCGAAGATGCCGGCGATCCTGGTGGAGACCGCCTTCGTCTCCAACCCCGACGAGGAGAACCGCCTCCGCACCGAGAAATACCAGGAGGAGACCGCCCGCAGCATCGCCGAGGGCGTGCGGCGTTTCATTGCCGAGCGCGAGGCGATCGCCAGCGGCAAGGTCCCGTCCGGCACCGGCACCAACGGGGTATTCTGA